The Serratia rhizosphaerae genome has a segment encoding these proteins:
- the putP gene encoding sodium/proline symporter PutP produces MTISTPMLVTFLVYIFGMVLIGLLAYRATNNFDDYILGGRSLGSVVTALSAGASDMSGWLLMGLPGAIFMSGISESWIAIGLAIGAYLNWKLVAGRLRVHTEANNNALTLPDYFTSRFEDNSKLLRIISAVVILVFFTIYCASGIVAGARLFESTFGMSYETALWAGAAATILYTFIGGFLAVSWTDTVQAGLMIFALILTPVFVILAVGGIDTSMMVIEAKNPANLDMLKGLNLVAILSLLGWGLGYFGQPHILARFMAADSHRTIRSARRISMAWMILCLAGTIAVGFFGIAYFANNPAQAGNVSENGERVFIELAMILFNPWVAGILMSAILAAVMSTLSCQLLVCSSAITEDFYKAFLRKGASQRELVWVGRVMVLVVALIAIALAANPENRVLGLVSYAWAGFGAAFGPVVLLSVTWSRMTRNGALVGMLVGAITVLVWKQYGWLDLYEIIPGFLFASIAIVLVSLMGRKPSATMTKRFDQAEAEFKTV; encoded by the coding sequence ATGACAATAAGCACACCTATGCTGGTGACCTTCCTGGTGTATATCTTCGGGATGGTGCTGATCGGCTTACTCGCCTACCGGGCGACCAACAACTTCGATGATTACATCCTTGGTGGCCGTAGCCTGGGCAGCGTGGTGACCGCGCTCTCCGCCGGCGCATCCGATATGAGCGGCTGGCTGCTGATGGGGTTGCCGGGCGCGATTTTCATGTCGGGCATTTCCGAAAGCTGGATCGCCATCGGCCTGGCGATCGGCGCTTATCTGAACTGGAAACTGGTGGCGGGCCGGCTGCGGGTGCATACCGAAGCCAACAACAACGCGCTGACGCTGCCGGACTACTTCACCAGCCGCTTTGAAGACAACAGCAAGCTGCTGCGGATAATTTCGGCGGTGGTGATCCTGGTATTCTTCACCATCTACTGCGCTTCCGGCATCGTTGCCGGCGCACGCCTGTTTGAAAGCACCTTCGGCATGAGTTATGAAACCGCGCTGTGGGCCGGCGCGGCGGCGACCATTCTGTACACCTTTATCGGCGGGTTCCTGGCGGTGAGCTGGACCGACACCGTGCAGGCCGGCCTGATGATCTTTGCGCTGATCCTGACGCCGGTGTTCGTGATCCTGGCCGTCGGCGGCATTGATACCTCCATGATGGTGATTGAGGCGAAGAACCCGGCCAACCTGGATATGCTCAAAGGGCTGAATCTGGTGGCGATCCTGTCGCTGCTCGGCTGGGGTCTGGGCTACTTCGGTCAGCCGCACATTCTGGCGCGCTTTATGGCGGCGGACTCTCACCGCACCATCCGCAGCGCGCGCCGCATCAGCATGGCCTGGATGATCCTGTGTCTGGCGGGCACCATCGCGGTCGGCTTCTTCGGCATCGCCTACTTCGCCAATAACCCGGCGCAGGCGGGCAACGTATCGGAAAACGGCGAGCGGGTGTTTATCGAACTGGCGATGATCCTGTTCAACCCGTGGGTGGCCGGTATCCTGATGTCGGCAATTCTGGCGGCGGTAATGAGCACCCTGAGCTGCCAGCTGCTGGTGTGCTCCAGCGCTATTACCGAAGATTTCTACAAAGCCTTCCTGCGCAAAGGCGCCAGCCAGCGTGAGCTGGTGTGGGTCGGCCGCGTTATGGTGCTGGTGGTGGCATTGATCGCCATTGCCTTGGCCGCCAACCCGGAAAACCGGGTGCTGGGGCTGGTGAGCTACGCCTGGGCCGGCTTCGGCGCCGCCTTCGGGCCGGTGGTGCTGCTCTCCGTCACCTGGTCGCGCATGACGCGCAACGGCGCGCTGGTCGGCATGTTGGTGGGTGCGATCACGGTACTGGTGTGGAAACAGTACGGCTGGCTGGATCTGTATGAAATCATCCCAGGCTTCCTGTTCGCCAGCATCGCGATCGTGCTGGTCAGCCTGATGGGCCGCAAGCCTTCAGCCACCATGACCAAACGTTTCGACCAGGCGGAAGCGGAATTTAAAACCGTGTAA
- a CDS encoding nitrate regulatory protein: MSRNSAFPPSAADFLLASKRCEIAVLQQLLHMGQLVGQVSQLIHMLQRERGTVNIYLCSQGALFGDRLAARRDDVAQAERAVQRLLAQMDATTAPLAAAGRLFGRIAGALQHLTALPALRQQADARSLTPAEAMQHFNAIIHSLLALVYEATDACLEPAMARRLIAMFSFMQGKELAGQERALGAAGFAAGQFDDAAQQRLPQLMDGQDRCFHTFAEFADPASLAQWRRLQQQDDREFERLRRVACTQRQPGGDLSLRWFDITSARIDAMKQIEDRLEVALMDGCRASLAAAQRALTQQEPTWPAPEQGYTVFVSAAADGDALLDDGVNPQLGRSLMAMIRQQSQRLQTLSEELAATRATLQERREIDRAKSLLIQYRGLTEESAYQLLRKMAMDQNKRLIDIARAMLAVADILPGK; encoded by the coding sequence ATGAGCCGCAATTCCGCCTTTCCGCCCAGCGCCGCCGATTTCCTGCTGGCGTCGAAACGCTGTGAGATCGCCGTACTGCAACAGCTGCTGCACATGGGGCAGCTGGTGGGACAGGTGAGCCAACTGATCCATATGCTGCAGCGCGAGCGGGGCACGGTAAATATTTATCTCTGCTCGCAGGGTGCGCTGTTCGGCGATCGGCTGGCGGCGCGGCGCGACGATGTGGCGCAGGCCGAGCGGGCGGTGCAGCGTCTGCTGGCGCAGATGGATGCCACCACCGCGCCGCTGGCGGCCGCCGGCCGGCTGTTCGGCCGTATCGCCGGCGCGCTGCAGCATCTCACCGCTTTGCCGGCGCTGCGTCAGCAGGCGGATGCGCGCAGCCTGACGCCCGCCGAGGCGATGCAGCATTTTAACGCGATCATTCACAGCCTGCTGGCGCTGGTGTATGAGGCGACGGATGCCTGCCTGGAACCGGCCATGGCGCGCCGGCTGATCGCCATGTTCAGCTTTATGCAGGGTAAAGAGCTGGCCGGGCAGGAGCGGGCGCTGGGGGCGGCGGGCTTTGCCGCCGGGCAGTTTGACGACGCGGCGCAGCAGCGGCTGCCGCAGCTGATGGACGGACAGGATCGCTGTTTTCACACCTTCGCCGAGTTTGCCGACCCCGCGTCGCTGGCGCAGTGGCGGCGGCTGCAGCAGCAGGACGATCGCGAGTTTGAACGCCTGCGGCGCGTTGCCTGCACCCAGCGGCAGCCCGGCGGCGATCTCAGCCTGCGCTGGTTTGATATCACCTCGGCGCGCATTGATGCGATGAAACAGATTGAGGATCGCCTGGAGGTTGCGCTGATGGACGGCTGCCGCGCCAGCCTGGCCGCGGCGCAGCGGGCGCTGACGCAGCAGGAGCCGACGTGGCCCGCGCCGGAGCAGGGCTATACGGTGTTTGTCAGCGCAGCGGCCGACGGCGACGCACTGCTCGACGACGGCGTTAATCCGCAGTTGGGGCGTTCGCTGATGGCGATGATCCGGCAGCAGTCGCAACGCCTGCAAACGCTGTCGGAGGAACTGGCGGCGACGCGCGCCACCCTGCAGGAGCGGCGGGAAATCGATCGCGCCAAAAGCCTGCTGATTCAGTATCGCGGTCTGACGGAAGAGAGCGCCTACCAGCTGCTGCGCAAAATGGCGATGGACCAGAATAAGCGTCTGATTGATATTGCCCGCGCCATGCTGGCGGTGGCGGATATCCTGCCGGGGAAATAG
- a CDS encoding CmpA/NrtA family ABC transporter substrate-binding protein, with protein MTHTKSPGMALSRRRFLLGSAALGGSMMAPGLFNAAWAAGSDAPEKKRLRVGFIPLTDCASVVMAAVKKFDEKYGIEIIPSKEASWAAVRDKLLSGELDAAHALYGMIYGLQLGAAGPQRDMAVLMTLNNNGQAITLANQLKQAGVRDAAALKTLIDREEKGAYSFAQTFPTGTHAMWLNYWLAHAGIHPYNDVRNLVVPPPQMVVNMKIGNMSGFCVGEPWNQRAIAENIGFTAVTTQEIWPDHPEKVLGTTDDWVRAHPNSARALTAAVLDAARWIDASDANRVASANRLARRAYINTSAAFLTGRMLGDYQNGLGKRWQDAHAMRFFHDGEVSFPYLSDGMWFLTQQQRWGLLKAEPDYLAVATRINRIDIYRQAATAVGGVSLPGSAMRASTLIDGKRWDGSNPAAYANSFAVKRDVRGRQ; from the coding sequence ATGACGCACACCAAATCGCCGGGAATGGCGCTGTCGCGCCGCCGCTTTCTGCTCGGCAGCGCGGCGTTGGGCGGCAGCATGATGGCGCCGGGTCTGTTCAATGCCGCCTGGGCGGCAGGGTCGGACGCGCCGGAGAAAAAACGGCTGCGCGTCGGCTTTATTCCGCTCACCGACTGCGCCTCGGTGGTGATGGCGGCGGTGAAAAAGTTTGATGAGAAATACGGCATCGAAATCATTCCCAGCAAAGAGGCCAGCTGGGCAGCGGTGCGCGACAAGCTGCTGTCCGGCGAGCTGGACGCCGCCCATGCGCTGTACGGCATGATTTACGGCCTGCAGCTGGGCGCCGCCGGCCCACAGCGCGATATGGCGGTGTTGATGACGCTGAACAATAACGGCCAGGCCATCACCCTGGCCAACCAGCTGAAACAGGCCGGCGTGCGTGACGCCGCCGCGTTGAAAACGCTGATCGACCGCGAGGAAAAGGGCGCCTACAGCTTCGCGCAGACCTTCCCCACCGGCACTCACGCCATGTGGCTGAATTACTGGCTGGCCCACGCCGGCATTCACCCCTACAACGACGTGCGCAATCTGGTGGTGCCGCCGCCGCAGATGGTGGTGAACATGAAGATCGGCAATATGAGCGGTTTTTGCGTCGGCGAGCCGTGGAACCAGCGTGCGATTGCCGAAAACATCGGCTTCACCGCCGTCACCACGCAGGAAATCTGGCCGGATCATCCGGAAAAGGTACTGGGCACCACCGACGACTGGGTGCGCGCCCACCCGAACAGCGCGCGCGCCCTGACGGCGGCGGTGCTGGATGCCGCGCGCTGGATCGACGCCTCCGACGCCAACCGTGTGGCAAGCGCCAACCGGCTGGCGAGGCGCGCCTACATCAACACCAGCGCGGCGTTTCTTACCGGGCGCATGCTGGGCGACTACCAGAACGGCCTGGGCAAACGCTGGCAGGACGCGCATGCCATGCGCTTTTTCCACGACGGCGAGGTGAGTTTCCCGTATCTGTCCGACGGCATGTGGTTCCTGACCCAGCAGCAGCGCTGGGGGCTGCTGAAGGCCGAACCGGATTATCTGGCGGTCGCCACGCGCATTAACCGTATCGATATCTACCGGCAGGCGGCGACGGCGGTCGGCGGCGTCAGCCTGCCGGGCAGCGCGATGCGCGCCAGCACCCTGATCGATGGCAAACGCTGGGACGGCAGCAACCCGGCGGCGTACGCCAACAGTTTTGCTGTTAAACGTGACGTGAGAGGTAGGCAATGA
- the ntrB gene encoding nitrate ABC transporter permease, which translates to MKNLAERIDAAAEPVSAQIVPLKEVQAAAAPVPETKTPPRRRLRWQPLLRRALPALLGLLLALAVWQIIAQNSEGIPTPMATWQAALTLFADPFYYAGPNDQGLGWNVLASLQRVAGGFALAALVGIPVGFLVGRFAFMAHMLGPIISLLRPVSPLAWLPIGLLLFQRSEPASTWTIFICSIWPMILNTAEGVTRIPADYLNVARVLKLSEWAVMRKILFPAVLPYVLTGVRLSIGIAWLVIVAAEMLTGGVGIGFWIWNEWNNLNVENIIVAILVIGVVGLLLEQGLMWLAKRFSYQSH; encoded by the coding sequence ATGAAAAATCTGGCTGAACGTATCGACGCCGCCGCCGAGCCGGTGAGCGCGCAGATTGTCCCGTTGAAAGAGGTACAGGCTGCGGCTGCCCCGGTTCCGGAAACCAAGACGCCGCCGCGCCGCCGCCTGCGCTGGCAGCCGCTGCTGCGGCGTGCGCTGCCGGCGCTGCTGGGCCTGCTGCTGGCGCTCGCCGTCTGGCAGATTATCGCGCAAAACAGCGAGGGCATCCCGACGCCGATGGCCACCTGGCAGGCGGCGCTGACGCTGTTTGCCGATCCGTTCTACTACGCCGGGCCGAACGATCAGGGGCTGGGCTGGAACGTGTTGGCGTCGCTGCAGCGCGTGGCGGGCGGCTTTGCGCTGGCGGCGCTGGTGGGCATTCCCGTCGGCTTTCTGGTTGGCCGCTTCGCCTTTATGGCGCATATGCTGGGGCCGATTATCTCCCTGCTGCGCCCGGTCAGCCCGCTGGCCTGGCTGCCGATCGGTCTGCTGCTGTTTCAGCGTTCCGAACCGGCGTCGACCTGGACCATTTTCATCTGCTCGATCTGGCCGATGATCCTCAATACCGCCGAGGGCGTCACGCGCATCCCGGCGGATTATCTCAATGTGGCGCGGGTGTTGAAACTGTCGGAGTGGGCGGTGATGCGCAAGATCCTGTTCCCGGCGGTGCTGCCGTATGTGCTGACCGGCGTGCGGCTGTCGATCGGCATCGCCTGGCTGGTGATCGTCGCGGCGGAGATGCTGACCGGCGGCGTCGGCATCGGCTTTTGGATCTGGAATGAGTGGAACAATCTCAACGTCGAAAACATCATCGTCGCCATTCTGGTGATTGGCGTCGTCGGCCTGCTGCTCGAGCAGGGGCTGATGTGGTTGGCAAAGCGTTTTAGTTATCAGAGCCATTAA
- a CDS encoding ABC transporter ATP-binding protein — protein sequence MKPIIQIQNVSQRFDTPQGEFVALHQVSIDIQPGETVSLIGHSGCGKSTLLNLIAGLTLPSDGVLLCDNRQIDGPGPERGVVFQNHSLLPWLTTYENVALAVHQVFRGQMTRAEMRDWIEHNLELVHMSHALHKRPHEISGGMKQRVGIARALAMKPKVLLMDEPFGALDALTRAHLQDAVMDIQRRLHTTIVLITHDVDEAVLLSDRVMMMTNGPAATVGEVLQVALERPRSRVALADDPAYHRYRQQVLTFLYEKHAKAA from the coding sequence ATGAAACCGATTATCCAGATCCAGAACGTCAGCCAGCGCTTTGATACGCCGCAGGGTGAGTTTGTCGCCCTGCATCAGGTCAGCATCGATATTCAGCCGGGTGAAACCGTCAGCCTGATCGGCCACTCCGGCTGCGGCAAATCCACGCTGCTGAACCTGATTGCCGGGCTGACGCTGCCGAGCGATGGCGTGCTGCTGTGCGATAACCGCCAGATCGACGGCCCCGGCCCGGAGCGTGGGGTGGTGTTTCAGAACCACTCGCTGTTGCCGTGGCTCACCACCTACGAGAACGTGGCGCTGGCGGTGCATCAGGTGTTCCGCGGCCAGATGACCCGCGCTGAAATGCGCGACTGGATCGAACATAACCTGGAGCTGGTGCATATGAGCCATGCGCTGCATAAACGGCCGCATGAAATTTCCGGCGGTATGAAGCAGCGCGTCGGCATTGCCCGCGCGCTGGCGATGAAGCCCAAAGTCCTGCTGATGGATGAGCCGTTCGGCGCGCTGGACGCGCTGACCCGCGCTCATCTGCAGGATGCGGTGATGGATATTCAGCGGCGGCTGCATACCACCATCGTGCTGATCACCCACGATGTCGACGAAGCGGTGCTGCTGTCTGACCGGGTGATGATGATGACCAACGGCCCGGCCGCCACGGTCGGTGAAGTTCTGCAGGTAGCGCTGGAGCGCCCGCGCTCGCGCGTCGCGCTGGCGGATGACCCGGCCTATCACCGTTACCGCCAGCAGGTGCTGACGTTTTTGTACGAAAAGCACGCCAAGGCGGCATAG
- the nirB gene encoding nitrite reductase large subunit NirB, whose product MATQQRLVVIGNGMAGMRLVETLCRLAPQRYAITVIGEEPRGNYNRILLSPLLAGEKSFGDALLHPLAWYRQQGVALRHGETALALDRQTRRVITRAGSVAYDLLVFATGSRPWMPPTPGIELPGVYGFRTLDDVEAMLGRCRPGARALVVGGGVLGIEAAAALAARGVRSAVVHRGEWLMERQLDARAAGMLQNNLAARGIDSHLATQVSAFYGDGELQGARLSDGRELACDLAVIAAGVRPAIALAQQAGLACQRGIMVDEHQQTDDPAIYAVGECSQLGETTFGLVAPCWQQATLLAQRLAGQASEPFRPAPLNTRLKVSGIDMLCAGEVQPAEGDEVHYAEDPQAQHYRRLLLRDGVLHGVLLYGDAGDAQFYLQRLGRPVTDPAALLFGRTECEAAVTANERKSDMHKPVLLVAGHGMVGHHFLEQLVARELHQRYHIVVFGEEPVAAYDRVHLSEFFAGRSAQSLSVVEDGFFDRYGIELRLGLRVCAIDRQRKCVTDSEGRETAYDQLVLATGSYPFVPPIPGNQRPDCLVYRTLDDLAAIAASADSARVGVVVGGGLLGLEAANALRQLGLETHVVEFAPRLMGVQLDDGGAAMLRKKIEALGVNVHTGKETRAIEDGLLHRHSMHFADGGRLEADLILFSAGIRPRDQLARDADLALGERGGIVIDDQCRTSDPAIFAIGECALWNGQIFGLVAPGYQMARTLADTLAGGVAQFCGADMSTKLKLLGVEVASIGDAHGRSAGSQSYSWVDGPAEVYKKLVVSADGKKLLGAVLVGDSAEYSTLLQMMLNDLPLPAAPESLILPAAAGGAPKGLGVAALPAGAQICSCHNVSKGDIGAAVEQGCGDLAAVKSCTKAGTGCGGCAALVKQVLEHELAQRGVEVKKDVCEHFAYSRQELYHLVRVGNIRSFDELMAKHGRGHGCEICKPLAASILASCWNEHLLEPQHLPLQDTNDRFFANIQKDGTYSVVPRVPAGEITPQGLIAIGQIAQRYQLYTKITGGQRVDMFGARLEQLPEIWQQLVKAGFETGHAYGKSLRTVKSCVGSSWCRYGVQDSTGLAIELENRYKGLRSPHKIKMAVSGCTRECAEAQSKDVGVIATDKGWNLYLCGNGGMKPRHADLFASDLDSATLIRTIDRFLMFYIRTADRLQRTSTWMDNLEGGLDYLRQVVLEDSLGIAAELENEMQAVIASYQCEWQTTLASLEKLRQFRAFVNSDQPDEAVAWQPERGQRRPAEARAQVIEVQPAREPETQWEEVCALSDIPPHSGIAARVAGQQVALFHLPGAGVYALANREPGSSANVLARGLLGDAAGEPVVISPLYKQRFRLRDGVSLEDSNVRLEVWPVRVDQERVWVYGEPGPLQPQAQAQEMAGAAL is encoded by the coding sequence ATGGCAACGCAGCAACGCCTGGTGGTGATCGGCAACGGCATGGCGGGTATGCGGCTGGTGGAGACGCTGTGCCGGCTGGCGCCGCAGCGCTACGCCATCACGGTGATCGGTGAGGAGCCGCGCGGCAACTACAACCGCATTCTGCTGTCGCCGCTGTTGGCGGGTGAGAAATCCTTCGGCGACGCGCTGCTGCATCCGCTGGCGTGGTATCGCCAGCAGGGTGTCGCGTTGCGGCATGGCGAAACGGCGCTGGCGCTGGATCGGCAGACGCGGCGGGTTATCACCCGTGCGGGCAGCGTCGCCTATGACCTGCTGGTGTTCGCCACCGGCTCGCGGCCGTGGATGCCGCCGACGCCGGGGATTGAACTGCCCGGCGTGTACGGCTTCCGCACGCTGGACGACGTCGAGGCGATGCTCGGCCGCTGCCGTCCGGGGGCGCGGGCGCTGGTGGTGGGCGGCGGCGTGCTGGGGATTGAGGCGGCGGCGGCGCTGGCCGCCCGTGGCGTGCGCAGCGCGGTGGTGCACCGGGGCGAGTGGCTGATGGAGCGTCAGCTGGATGCCCGCGCGGCGGGCATGCTGCAGAACAACCTGGCGGCGCGCGGCATCGACAGTCATCTGGCGACGCAGGTCAGCGCCTTTTACGGCGACGGCGAACTGCAGGGCGCCAGACTGAGCGACGGGCGCGAACTGGCCTGCGATCTGGCGGTCATTGCCGCCGGCGTGCGGCCGGCCATCGCGCTGGCGCAGCAGGCCGGGCTGGCCTGTCAGCGCGGCATCATGGTGGACGAGCACCAGCAGACCGACGATCCGGCGATCTACGCCGTGGGCGAGTGCAGCCAGCTGGGGGAAACCACCTTCGGCCTGGTGGCGCCGTGCTGGCAGCAGGCGACGCTGCTGGCGCAGCGGCTGGCCGGGCAGGCGAGTGAACCCTTCCGGCCCGCGCCGCTGAACACTCGCTTAAAGGTCAGCGGCATCGACATGCTGTGCGCCGGCGAGGTACAGCCGGCAGAGGGCGATGAGGTTCATTACGCCGAAGATCCGCAGGCGCAGCACTACCGCCGCCTGTTGCTGCGCGACGGCGTGCTGCACGGCGTGCTGCTGTATGGCGACGCCGGCGACGCGCAATTTTATCTGCAACGGCTGGGCCGCCCGGTGACGGATCCGGCGGCGCTGCTGTTCGGCAGGACAGAGTGTGAAGCCGCAGTGACGGCGAACGAGAGGAAAAGCGATATGCACAAACCCGTATTGTTGGTCGCCGGTCACGGCATGGTGGGACATCACTTCCTGGAACAGCTGGTGGCGCGCGAGCTGCATCAGCGCTACCACATTGTGGTGTTTGGCGAAGAACCGGTGGCGGCGTATGACCGCGTGCACCTGTCCGAATTCTTTGCTGGCCGCAGCGCGCAGTCGCTGTCGGTGGTGGAAGATGGTTTTTTTGACCGCTACGGCATTGAGCTACGGCTGGGCCTGCGGGTATGCGCCATCGACCGTCAGCGCAAGTGCGTCACCGACAGCGAAGGGCGGGAGACCGCCTATGACCAGTTGGTGCTGGCTACCGGTTCTTATCCGTTTGTGCCGCCGATCCCCGGTAACCAGCGGCCGGACTGTCTGGTGTATCGCACGCTGGACGATCTGGCGGCCATAGCGGCCAGCGCCGACAGCGCCCGGGTCGGCGTGGTGGTGGGCGGCGGCCTGCTGGGGCTGGAGGCGGCCAACGCGTTGCGTCAGCTGGGGCTGGAAACCCACGTGGTGGAATTCGCGCCGCGCCTGATGGGCGTACAGCTGGACGACGGCGGCGCCGCCATGCTGCGTAAAAAAATTGAGGCGCTGGGGGTCAACGTGCATACCGGCAAGGAAACCCGGGCGATAGAGGACGGTTTGTTACACCGTCACAGTATGCATTTTGCCGACGGCGGGCGGCTGGAGGCCGACCTGATCCTGTTTTCCGCCGGCATCCGCCCGCGCGACCAGCTGGCGCGGGATGCCGATCTGGCGCTGGGCGAACGCGGCGGCATCGTGATTGATGACCAGTGCCGCACCAGCGATCCGGCGATTTTCGCCATCGGCGAGTGCGCGCTGTGGAACGGGCAGATTTTCGGTCTGGTGGCGCCGGGCTATCAGATGGCGCGCACGCTGGCGGATACGCTGGCCGGCGGCGTCGCGCAATTTTGCGGTGCGGATATGAGCACCAAGCTGAAACTGTTGGGGGTGGAGGTGGCGTCAATCGGCGACGCCCACGGTCGCAGCGCCGGTAGCCAGAGCTACAGCTGGGTTGACGGACCGGCGGAGGTCTACAAAAAGCTGGTGGTCTCCGCCGACGGCAAAAAACTGCTGGGGGCGGTGTTGGTGGGCGACAGCGCCGAATACAGCACGCTGTTGCAGATGATGCTGAACGATCTGCCGCTGCCGGCGGCGCCGGAAAGCCTGATCCTGCCGGCCGCCGCCGGCGGGGCGCCAAAAGGGCTGGGGGTGGCCGCATTGCCGGCCGGCGCGCAGATCTGCTCCTGCCATAACGTCAGCAAGGGCGATATCGGCGCGGCGGTGGAACAGGGCTGCGGCGATCTGGCGGCGGTGAAAAGCTGCACCAAGGCGGGCACCGGCTGCGGCGGCTGCGCGGCGCTGGTGAAACAGGTGCTGGAGCATGAACTGGCGCAGCGCGGCGTCGAGGTGAAAAAAGACGTCTGCGAACATTTCGCCTATTCCCGCCAGGAGCTGTACCACTTGGTGCGGGTCGGCAATATCCGCAGCTTCGATGAACTGATGGCAAAACATGGCCGCGGCCACGGCTGCGAAATCTGCAAGCCGCTGGCGGCGTCGATTCTGGCCTCCTGCTGGAATGAACACCTGCTGGAGCCGCAGCACCTGCCGCTGCAGGACACCAACGATCGCTTCTTCGCCAATATTCAAAAGGACGGCACTTATTCGGTCGTGCCGCGGGTGCCGGCCGGCGAAATAACGCCGCAGGGGCTGATCGCTATCGGGCAGATTGCCCAGCGCTATCAGCTGTATACCAAAATAACCGGCGGCCAGCGGGTGGATATGTTCGGCGCGCGCCTGGAGCAACTGCCGGAGATCTGGCAACAGCTGGTGAAGGCCGGCTTCGAAACCGGCCATGCCTACGGCAAATCGCTGCGCACGGTGAAATCCTGCGTCGGCTCCAGCTGGTGCCGCTATGGCGTGCAGGATTCCACCGGGCTGGCGATTGAGCTGGAGAACCGCTACAAGGGGCTGCGTTCGCCGCACAAAATCAAGATGGCGGTATCGGGCTGCACGCGTGAATGCGCCGAAGCGCAGAGCAAAGACGTGGGGGTGATCGCCACCGACAAGGGCTGGAACCTCTACCTGTGCGGCAACGGCGGCATGAAACCGCGCCATGCCGATCTGTTTGCCAGCGATCTGGACAGCGCGACGCTGATCCGCACCATCGACCGTTTCCTGATGTTCTATATCCGCACCGCCGACCGGCTGCAGCGCACCAGCACCTGGATGGATAATCTGGAGGGCGGGCTGGACTATCTGCGCCAGGTGGTGCTGGAGGACAGCCTCGGCATCGCCGCCGAACTGGAAAACGAGATGCAGGCGGTGATCGCCAGCTACCAGTGTGAATGGCAAACCACGCTGGCCAGCCTGGAGAAACTGCGTCAGTTCCGCGCGTTCGTCAACAGTGACCAGCCGGACGAGGCGGTGGCGTGGCAGCCGGAGCGCGGACAGCGCCGTCCGGCCGAGGCGCGCGCTCAGGTGATTGAGGTGCAGCCGGCGCGGGAACCTGAGACGCAGTGGGAAGAGGTGTGCGCACTGAGCGATATTCCGCCGCACAGCGGCATCGCCGCCCGGGTGGCCGGACAACAGGTGGCGCTGTTTCACCTGCCGGGCGCCGGCGTGTACGCGCTGGCCAACCGTGAACCGGGCAGTTCGGCCAACGTACTGGCGCGCGGCCTGCTCGGCGACGCGGCGGGTGAGCCGGTGGTGATCTCACCGCTGTACAAGCAGCGCTTCCGCCTGCGTGACGGCGTCAGCCTGGAGGACAGCAATGTGCGCCTCGAGGTCTGGCCGGTGCGGGTGGATCAGGAGCGGGTGTGGGTGTACGGCGAGCCTGGCCCGCTGCAGCCGCAGGCGCAGGCGCAGGAGATGGCGGGGGCGGCGTTATGA